A single genomic interval of Isorropodon fossajaponicum endosymbiont JTNG4 harbors:
- a CDS encoding chloride channel protein: MKRYLSHQLPNELKTYISLILSSIITVIAIDFFLTSSDYAQHTFKHLIASKPYLSFAITPVVFVLIVYIAKYFCHYVQGSGIPQLIAANDSRNKSIREKLLSFRVAIGKIVLIFMVMLGGAPIGIEGPSIHIGGSIFFGFNQFIKFKRRLLIHSLIAIGGSAGLIVAFNAPIAGFLFSFEEIGRQLKKQALVLIAIMGGLVYLLAIIYRGNDVYLSDMSAYFIDLTLIWQLLPLAIFSGILGGLFSKTILYLIKKFMVHTKTKVIVVALILGLIIALFNYFSKGQIAGSGREEVLLMLAGHQLGGDFFVMKYLSTLSSLASTIPGGLFMPSISIGASIGSEVGHYYSQISPQIIIIMAMVAYLSAVIRAPLTSAFVILEMTNALNLLIPALIIAFIANWVSKQISTPPIYEALAESYLKLTQK; the protein is encoded by the coding sequence TTGAAAAGATATCTCTCGCACCAACTCCCTAATGAACTAAAAACCTACATATCCTTGATACTGAGCAGTATTATTACTGTTATTGCTATTGATTTTTTCCTCACTTCTAGTGATTATGCTCAACACACATTCAAACATTTAATTGCCTCAAAACCTTATTTAAGCTTTGCCATTACACCTGTTGTATTTGTATTGATTGTTTATATTGCCAAGTATTTTTGCCATTATGTTCAAGGCAGTGGCATTCCACAATTAATTGCTGCTAATGATTCTCGTAATAAATCCATACGTGAAAAGCTCTTGTCATTTAGGGTGGCAATTGGAAAAATTGTACTTATTTTTATGGTTATGCTTGGTGGTGCGCCTATCGGCATTGAAGGACCTAGCATTCATATTGGTGGCTCAATATTTTTTGGCTTTAATCAATTTATTAAATTCAAACGCAGACTGCTTATCCATTCACTTATTGCAATTGGTGGTAGTGCTGGGCTTATTGTCGCCTTTAATGCACCAATTGCGGGTTTTTTATTTAGCTTTGAAGAGATAGGTCGTCAACTCAAAAAACAAGCACTGGTTTTAATCGCCATCATGGGTGGATTGGTTTACTTATTGGCAATTATATATCGTGGTAATGATGTCTACTTAAGTGATATGTCAGCTTATTTTATTGATTTGACATTAATTTGGCAACTACTACCATTAGCGATATTTTCTGGCATTTTGGGTGGTTTATTCTCAAAAACCATTCTTTACTTAATTAAAAAATTCATGGTGCACACCAAAACCAAAGTTATCGTGGTTGCCTTAATATTAGGTTTAATTATTGCGTTATTCAACTACTTTTCTAAAGGTCAAATTGCAGGCTCTGGTCGTGAAGAAGTGTTATTAATGTTAGCTGGACATCAGCTGGGTGGTGATTTTTTTGTGATGAAATATCTATCAACGCTAAGTTCTCTAGCCTCCACCATTCCTGGTGGTTTGTTCATGCCTAGTATTTCTATTGGTGCTAGTATTGGTAGTGAAGTGGGGCATTATTATTCACAAATCAGCCCGCAAATTATTATCATTATGGCGATGGTTGCTTACTTAAGTGCTGTTATTAGAGCGCCACTGACTAGTGCATTTGTTATTTTAGAGATGACAAATGCACTTAATTTACTCATTCCAGCGCTGATTATTGCCTTTATCGCCAATTGGGTGTCTAAACAAA
- the cysM gene encoding cysteine synthase CysM — protein MTFKTIEQTIGNTPLVKLKRLNSNSSNTILLKLEGNNPAGSVKDRAALNMVLNSEKRGEISPGDTLIEATSGNTGIALAMVAAIKGYKMILIMPDHLSQERRDAMSAYGAQLILVTKDEGMEGARDLADKMEKQGKGKQLDQFSNPDNPNAHINTTAQEIWQDTQGSITHFVSAMGTTGTIMGVSDSLKSKNPAIQIIGVQPEDGAQIAGIRRWPKAYLPKIFDRSKVDTIMDISQTSAEQTTRDLATIEGIFAGVSSGGAVSAAIELSKQINNAIIVTIVCDRGDRYLSTGLFS, from the coding sequence ATGACATTCAAAACCATTGAGCAGACCATTGGCAATACACCCTTAGTCAAACTTAAGCGGCTCAATTCCAACTCATCAAACACCATCTTGCTCAAACTAGAAGGTAACAACCCTGCAGGCTCGGTTAAAGATAGGGCTGCACTTAACATGGTTTTAAATAGTGAAAAGCGGGGTGAAATATCCCCTGGTGATACCTTAATTGAAGCCACCAGTGGTAACACTGGTATTGCACTTGCCATGGTAGCAGCCATTAAGGGTTATAAAATGATTTTAATCATGCCTGATCATCTTTCACAAGAAAGGCGCGATGCCATGAGTGCTTATGGCGCTCAACTTATCTTAGTAACTAAAGATGAAGGCATGGAGGGTGCTAGAGATTTGGCTGATAAAATGGAAAAGCAAGGCAAGGGTAAACAGCTTGACCAATTTTCTAACCCAGACAATCCAAATGCTCATATCAATACAACTGCACAAGAAATTTGGCAAGATACACAAGGCTCAATCACCCATTTTGTCTCCGCTATGGGAACGACTGGCACGATTATGGGTGTATCAGATAGTTTGAAGTCAAAAAATCCAGCCATTCAAATTATTGGCGTACAGCCTGAGGATGGTGCGCAAATTGCTGGCATTCGCCGTTGGCCAAAAGCATACTTGCCAAAAATCTTTGATCGCTCTAAGGTGGATACTATCATGGATATTTCACAAACTTCAGCAGAACAAACCACACGGGACTTAGCAACAATAGAAGGTATTTTTGCTGGCGTATCCTCTGGTGGCGCTGTATCGGCAGCTATTGAGCTATCCAAACAAATTAACAATGCCATCATTGTTACTATTGTTTGCGATCGGGGCGATCGTTATTTATCAACTGGACTGTTTAGTTGA